In Desulfoplanes formicivorans, a single genomic region encodes these proteins:
- a CDS encoding HD domain-containing protein produces MLTRDHALELLQAHVPQKSLINHCLESEAVLKALAREKGQDEAVWGMAGLLHDLDYSMVADTPEQHGMVGADMLEGQLPDEALHAIRAHNDMTGVEPETDLDFALRCGETVTGLIHTAALVRPTRMQGMKAKSLKKKMKDKAFAASVNRDVIRECDKIGLELGAFLTLAIGAVAEIAPQVGLVVEE; encoded by the coding sequence ATGCTTACACGTGACCACGCCCTGGAACTGTTGCAGGCGCATGTCCCTCAAAAAAGTCTCATCAACCACTGCCTTGAATCCGAAGCCGTGCTCAAGGCCCTGGCCCGGGAAAAGGGACAGGACGAGGCCGTGTGGGGCATGGCCGGCCTGCTTCATGATCTGGATTATTCCATGGTTGCCGACACGCCCGAGCAACACGGGATGGTGGGGGCGGACATGCTCGAAGGCCAGCTTCCGGATGAAGCCCTGCACGCCATCCGGGCCCACAACGACATGACCGGGGTCGAGCCGGAAACAGACCTGGATTTTGCCCTCAGATGCGGAGAGACCGTGACCGGGCTGATCCATACCGCGGCCCTGGTCAGACCGACGCGTATGCAGGGCATGAAGGCCAAGAGTCTGAAAAAGAAGATGAAGGACAAAGCCTTTGCCGCTTCGGTGAACCGCGACGTCATTCGTGAGTGCGACAAAATCGGCCTGGAACTGGGGGCCTTTCTGACCCTGGCCATCGGTGCGGTCGCGGAAATCGCCCCTCAGGTGGGGCTGGTGGTCGAGGAATAA